Proteins encoded together in one Ogataea parapolymorpha DL-1 chromosome III, whole genome shotgun sequence window:
- a CDS encoding Subunit of the RNA polymerase II mediator complex codes for MSLENLDELQWRSPEWVNTFGLRTDNVLEYFSQSPFFDRTSNNQVLKMQNQFTDTNYYNKPYDQLLQDLRKMKGVEFVIAMVREPDFWIIRKQNRLSENETVTISDYYIIGSSVYMAPITHSILSSRFLASVLSLRNASSQLQDLPAFSPSNGHQYLLQTSDSSAPHPYTDSAAQIPDTSANAFSNLLNLSLQNNAIELDSMPSTGINEASVRMEKTEST; via the coding sequence ATGTCTCTGGAAAACCTTGATGAATTGCAATGGCGGTCGCCCGAATGGGTCAATACGTTTGGCCTCCGCACAGACAACGTGCTGGAGTATTTTTCGCAGTCGCCATTTTTCGACAGAACCTCCAACAACCAGGTCCTCAAGATGCAAAACCAATTCACAGATACAAACTACTACAACAAACCATACGACCAGTTGCTGCAGGACCTGCGCAAAATGAAAGGCGTCGAGTTTGTAATTGCGATGGTCCGCGAGCCGGACTTCTGGATCATCCGCAAACAAAACAGACTCTCTGAGAACGAGACGGTGACCATCTCCGATTATTACATAATAGGCTCGAGCGTGTACATGGCTCCAATCACACACTCAATTTTGTCGAGCCGGTTCCTTGCGAGTGTGTTGAGTCTCAGAAACGCAAGCAGCCAATTGCAGGATCTGCCCGCGTTCTCTCCGTCAAACGGCCACCAGTACCTGCTCCAGACCTCCGACTCCAGCGCACCACATCCGTACACCGACAGTGCGGCACAGATACCGGACACGTCTGCCAACGCGTTTAGCAACCTGCTGAACTTGTCGCTGCAAAACAACGCGATCGAGCTGGACTCGATGCCGTCGACGGGGATCAACGAGGCGTCTGTGCGGATGGAAAAAACTGAGAGCACataa
- a CDS encoding NADH dehydrogenase (ubiquinone) 1 alpha subcomplex 5 yields the protein MRHFRVLRQAQEVLIRSGKGNPTGLTGIHQHPNPRPVLIKLYNSTLTKLKEKFPEESVYRKSVESLTKSRLAIVEANDVVEQIEQKIGCGLVEELIIQANEEYELLHKMAEWRVWEELEEKPLPDQWVYWGKGV from the coding sequence ATGAGACATTTTAGAGTGCTCAGACAGGCACAGGAGGTGCTCATTCGTTCTGGGAAAGGCAATCCCACGGGGCTGACTGGGATCCATCAACATCCTAACCCACGGCCCGTTCTGATCAAGCTCTACAACTCGACGTTGAcgaagctgaaggagaagttCCCTGAGGAAAGTGTTTACCGCAAGAGTGTTGAGTCGCTGACCAAGAGCAGGCTGGCCATTGTGGAGGCAAACGACGTGGTGGAGCAGATCGAGCAGAAGATCGGCTGCGGcctggtggaggagctgatcatCCAGGCAaacgaggagtacgagctgctgcacaAGATGGCCGAGTGGCGGGTCTgggaggagctggaggaaaaacCGCTTCCCGACCAATGGGTTTACTGGGGCAAGGGAGTTTGA
- a CDS encoding Protein ORM1 → MNVEPFPAPSSPERLTVSPTSSHTAKDHRRRRSSSLISKVEPETFETKQDQDIQSNMNANWVHFKGAWIIHIVIIILLKLFYDLIPMFNNEWSWTLTNVTYVIGSYIMFHQIKGTPFDFNNGAYDNLTMWEQIDNGDQYTPVKKFLMGVPIFLFLISTHYSYYDLNLFVVNLVACLCVVIPKLPYSHRVRVNIPYITDQN, encoded by the coding sequence ATGAACGTTGAGCCATTTCCCGCCCCCTCGTCGCCAGAAAGGCTGACCGTGTCGCCAACGTCGTCGCATACCGCCAAGGACCATCGTCGCAGAcgctcgtcgtcgctcatCTCGAAGGTGGAGCCAGAGACGTTTGAAACAAAACAAGACCAGGACATTCAATCCAACATGAACGCCAATTGGGTTCATTTCAAGGGCGCCTGGATTATCCATATCGTGATAATAATATTACTCAAGCTGTTCTACGACCTGATTCCGatgttcaacaacgagtGGAGCTGGACCCTAACGAACGTTACTTATGTCATCGGCTCGTATATCATGTTCCACCAGATCAAGGGAACGCCTTTTGATTTTAACAACGGAGCATACGACAACCTCACCATGTGGGAGCAGATCGACAATGGCGACCAGTACACCCCAGTCAAGAAGTTCCTGATGGGAGTTCCTAtctttttgtttctcaTCTCTACACACTACTCGTATTACGATCTCAACCTGTTTGTTGTCAATCTTGTTGCCTGTTTGTGCGTCGTGATCCCGAAACTTCCTTACAGCCACAGAGTGAGAGTCAATATCCCCTATATCACAGACCAAAATTAA
- a CDS encoding Protein FYV4, mitochondrial, producing the protein MFRITSLISSTSNIVWRYTRFGTYATKSIRPPTPEPTENVPDVSTFLQKIGRGVSEYTETFENDWQKFWELGSSGMKEQGLEPRARKYILDWQERYRKGVELHEIPRGEKLHGGERKRRIYLAEKRLKEARELAQLKRRFKIQSNQEKRKRERFERLHQMNM; encoded by the coding sequence ATGTTCCGGATAACATCGTTGATTTCCAGTACATCCAACATCGTCTGGCGATACACGCGATTTGGAACCTACGCTACAAAATCCATTAGACCTCCGACCCCAGAGCCAACGGAAAATGTGCCCGACGTGAGCACCTTCCTCCAAAAAATTGGCCGTGGTGTGTCTGAATACACAGAGACTTTTGAGAATGACTGGCAAAAATTTTGGGAACTGGGCTCTTCAGGGATGAAAGAACAGGGACTAGAGCCTCGTGCCAGAAAATATATTCTGGACTGGCAGGAAAGATATAGAAAGGGTGTCGAGTTGCACGAGATCCCAAGGGGCGAGAAACTCCACGGAGGAGAGcgcaaaagaagaatttACCTTGCCGAGAAAAGGCTCAAGGAAGCTAGAGAACTTGCTCAGCTGAAGAGACGGTTCAAGATCCAGAGCAATCAggaaaagagaaagagagaGAGGTTTGAGAGATTGCACCAGATGAATATGTAA
- a CDS encoding U6 snRNA-associated Sm-like protein LSm4: MLPLYLLTSVKTQPILVELKSGETVNGLLENCDSWMNLTLNDAVTVDLHGKRFEKVPEVYVRGNQIKYVRMSNDIIDKFKEQNRGPNRQRPMQKRQQRNGRDRDPRDRRNGNQRTK, from the coding sequence ATGCTGCCATTATATCTACTCACGTCGGTGAAAACACAGCCTattttggtggaattgAAGTCTGGAGAGACTGTGAATGGACTACTAGAGAACTGCGACTCCTGGATGAATCTGACACTCAACGATGCCGTCACTGTTGACCTCCACGGCAAACGTTTTGAAAAGGTGCCCGAGGTGTATGTGCGCGGAAACCAGATCAAGTATGTGCGCATGAGCAACGACATCATTGATAAGTTCAAGGAGCAGAACAGAGGCCCGAACAGACAACGGCCTATGCAGAAGAGACAGCAGAGAAACGGAAGGGACAGGGACCCAAGAGACAGACGGAACGGGAACCAGAGAACAAAATGA
- a CDS encoding Negative regulator of sporulation PMD1 yields the protein MPPLDSSASRCYWVEMPNEDDENPANRLDVRSGASTDIYRSRILVYSGSLLPLTLKAGFSLKDVESEFEAAVARETDPHSDYNEYLSPEVFSLNLLNRKWIHLHAKNKLERPRPRMFHSMIVHDNYLYVYGGLCFDQHNKLKTLNDVWRFDRFDKSWKCLLPDGNTVVLKRFDHMSMFLPELHVVGKPTHHGMNFFGGISDEKEELLVSHIYDLVSEQWFPNLVFRVQDDEGSGKIKYNALDGLEVEVPGLRTFGLRSSLNSAIPAQALDSTQQVPPIYLYHKQPDQKHEPFITFPIGEGVAGTVMSLTSTNSTKVVPFELDYPTLGYFGENLIVTGFRPGEYSISLYIFNRISRTWMRLQISCTHSARSHRFFKGFVWNSHHKVVFLGNTKTTMTLPSVQYFSHFNAVSLPFTNTYGIEMEKAFSNVPETAPQHVPSSMALDKSENTSFAAYSHYVAPQIMTNSIRSVFPPYAVALGKNAFERSTSISDFEFICSDGTSIPVPLNLCRKRWGSRFDKLLADAYARAFADRHALPELSEPSSLGSSPADTDFPGSLRLSKTPESRTPLFRHPFQESGKSSPLSGTPRFGSLPASRRSSLAASRRDSGASRRNSLLGHERLSMSMKSSNLRRSSGISSSSSSSAFSNPNRDVSEASDHLLGSPLILDELPPQPPMPELPQDLNESTTSFDFHAPSFGPKDASSSGLTQALSGLEDVDPLSNTSLSERPREESIDFPDSADAKMDARFLPRTLCLPFSKPTVRAFSEFLYTGQLGSNWKVVPTCVELLMIANLYEVPLLYDLISEALFVVIARKEAALVVQAKSCHPVAGGGTGIAAIDKFTEQLAALDDNLMDLTLLKRASKAIGRYSNSGSLASSEIHFRDSFHTASKVQSHEMAPEDSQSSSSSSESVRETFGLLNEQHYKDFQSYIERQPTETKEWPTLKSLMNPDAPACSDLIIDILVESGTLASDIKLMLRAINTREMIAQLKEHKRDSHDLKEVSERLKAASVQPPKPHSGSTSSLPETAVYKTKSESELASAGAGGTVERPRIPHVLTFTNLERAMTSTSDDTNSPRRKRGFGLFKKSTTKY from the coding sequence ATGCCGCCCTTAGACTCGTCTGCCAGCAGGTGCTATTGGGTGGAAATGCCCaacgaagacgacgagaaccCTGCAAACCGGCTAGACGTGCGCTCAGGGGCGTCGACAGATATCTATCGCTCCAGAATACTAGTTTACAGTGGGTCGTTGCTGCCCTTGACATTGAAGGCAGGCTTCTCGCTGAAGGACGTGGAGTCGGAGTTCGAGGCGGCCGTGGCGCGCGAAACAGACCCGCACAGCGACTACAACGAGTATCTCTCGCCCGAAGTTTTCTCGCTCAATCTGCTAAACCGCAAGTGGATCCATTTGCATGCCAAAAATAAACTTGAAAGACCCAGACCCAGGATGTTCCATTCTATGATTGTGCACGATAACTACCTGTACGTATACGGCGGACTATGTTTTGACCAGcacaacaagctcaagacgCTCAATGACGTGTGGCGATTTGACCGGTTCGACAAATCGTGGAAATGTCTTCTTCCAGACGGCAACACCGTGGTTCTGAAGCGGTTTGATCACATGTCGATGTTCCTTCCCGAACTGCACGTTGTGGGGAAGCCGACACACCACGGGATGAACTTTTTTGGCGGAATATCCgacgagaaagaggagcTTCTCGTGTCGCACATATACGACCTCGTTTCCGAGCAATGGTTTCCGAATCTGGTGTTCAGGGTACAGGACGACGAGGGCAGTGggaaaattaaatataaCGCCCTGGATGGgctggaggtggaggtGCCTGGTCTACGGACCTTTGGGTTGCGAAGCTCTTTGAATTCTGCGATTCCGGCTCAGGCACTCGATTCGACGCAGCAGGTGCCGCCAATATATCTGTACCACAAACAGCCGGACCAGAAACATGAGCCGTTCATCACGTTCCCGATCGGCGAAGGCGTGGCCGGGACGGTGATGTCGCTAACGTCGACGAACTCGACCAAAGTGGTGCCATTCGAGCTGGACTACCCGACTCTGGGCTATTTCGGAGAGAACCTCATTGTCACAGGGTTCCGGCCCGGCGAGTACTCGATTTCGCTGTACATATTCAACAGGATTTCGCGCACCTGGATGCGGTTGCAAATATCGTGCACCCATTCTGCGCGCTCGCACCGCTTTTTCAAAGGCTTTGTGTGGAATTCGCACCACAAGGTTGTTTTTCTCGGAAACACCAAAACCACAATGACGCTGCCCAGCGTgcaatatttttcacaTTTTAATGCCGTGTCGCTGCCGTTCACCAACACTTACGGCATAGAGATGGAGAAGGCCTTCAGCAACGTGCCAGAGACCGCTCCACAGCACGTGCCGTCTTCGATGGCACTTGACAAGTCCGAAAACACAAGCTTTGCTGCCTACTCGCACTATGTGGCGCCGCAGATCATGACCAACTCGATCCGGTCCGTCTTTCCTCCGTACGCTGTGGCACTGGGCAAGAACGCATTTGAACGGTCCACCTCGATCTCCGACTTTGAGTTCATCTGCTCTGACGGCACGTCGATCCCGGTGCCGCTCAACCTGTGCCGCAAACGGTGGGGAAGCCGTTTTGACAAGTTGCTTGCCGACGCTTACGCTAGGGCTTTTGCGGACCGCCACGCGTTGCCCGAACTTTCAGAGCCGAGCTCGCTCGGCAGCTCGCCGGCCGACACAGACTTCCCCGGATCGTTGAGGCTGTCCAAAACGCCCGAATCGCGTACCCCGTTGTTCAGACATCCATTCCAGGAGTCTGGAAAATCGTCTCCGCTGTCTGGAACGCCTCGGTTTGGCTCTCTGCCGGCTTCCAGACGCAGTTCGCTGGCTGCCTCCAGAAGAGACTCTGGCGCCTCGCGACGGAACTCTCTGCTAGGACATGAAAGGCTATCGATGTCTATGAAAAGCTCGAACCTGCGCCGGAGCTCTGggatctcgagctcgtcgtcgtcgtcagcATTCTCCAATCCCAACAGAGACGTTTCCGAGGCCTCGGATCACCTGCTGGGCTCGCCGCTAATActtgacgagctgccacCGCAGCCACCAATGCCAGAGCTGCCGCAGGACCTGAACGAGTCCACGACgtcttttgatttccatGCCCCCTCGTTTGGCCCCAAAGACGCCTCTTCAAGCGGGCTCACACAGGCTCTGTCTGGACTGGAGGACGTGGACCCTCTTTCAAACACCAGTCTGTCAGAACGGCCAAGAGAGGAGAGCATCGATTTCCCAGACTCGGCGGATGCCAAGATGGACGCGCGTTTCTTGCCCAGGACGCTGTGTCTGCCGTTTTCCAAACCAACAGTGCGCGCATTCTCCGAGTTTCTGTATACGGGACAGCTGGGAAGCAACTGGAAAGTCGTGCCAACGTGTGTGGAGCTGCTGATGATTGCCAATTTGTACGAGGTGCCGCTATTGTACGACCTGATCTCAGAAGCATTGTTTGTAGTTATCGCGCGCAAAGAGGCAGCGTTGGTGGTGCAGGCCAAGAGCTGCCACCCTGTCGCGGGCGGGGGCACAGGGATCGCGGCGATCGACAAATTCACCGAGCAATTGGCCGCGCTGGACGACAATTTGATGGACCTGACGCTGCTGAAACGCGCATCCAAAGCTATCGGCCGATACTCCAACTCTGGCAGTCTTGCAAGCTCCGAAATTCACTTTCGGGACTCGTTCCACACGGCCAGCAAAGTACAGTCGCACGAAATGGCGCCCGAGGAcagccagagcagcagcagcagcagcgaaTCCGTCAGAGAAACGTTCgggctgctcaacgagcaGCACTACAAAGACTTCCAGTCCTACATCGAAAGACAGCCTACAGAGACCAAAGAATGGCCGACGCTCAAGAGTCTTATGAATCCGGACGCGCCCGCGTGCTCTGATCTGATCATCGACATCCTCGTGGAGTCCGGCACGCTGGCCAGCGATATTAAATTGATGCTGCGGGCCATCAACACGCGCGAAATGATAGCCCAGCTGAAAGAACACAAACGCGACTCGCACGATCTCAAGGAAGTATCGGAGCGTCTCAAGGCTGCGTCCGTACAGCCGCCAAAACCGCACTCCGGATCCACGAGCTCGCTGCCGGAGACCGCAGTGTACAAGACGAAGAGCGAGAGTGAGCTGGCGTCGGCGGGAGCGGGCGGCACTGTTGAACGGCCAAGGATCCCGCACGTGCTGACGTTCACGAATCTGGAGCGCGCAATGACCAGCACGTCCGACGACACCAACTCGCCGCGCAGAAAACGCGGGTTTGGgctgttcaagaaaagCACTACGAAATattaa
- a CDS encoding Oligoribonuclease, mitochondrial translates to MFKISDIFKPKVEIQKDELEELRPVNGKYDHLLPIVWIDCEMTGLDLLNDHIIEICALVTDKHLRLIDDEGFEAVIHYSQERMNQMDEWCRTHHGDSGLTKKVVESSNTLEDVENQLLEYLSKYMSKGVGILAGNSVHVDRQFLCKEMPKITDYLTYRIIDVSSIMEISRRHNPQVNEFSPEKVGAHTARSDILESINQLKYYRDVYFKGPGEVDFGSRKRRHA, encoded by the coding sequence ATGTTCAAAATCAGTGATATTTTCAAGCCAAAGGTGGAGATCCAAAAGGACGAACTTGAGGAGCTGAGGCCCGTCAACGGCAAGTACGACCACCTGCTCCCGATTGTGTGGATCGACTGTGAAATGACCGGTTTGGACCTTCTGAACGACCATATTATCGAGATCTGCGCTCTAGTCACCGACAAGCATCTCAGACtcatcgacgacgaagGGTTTGAGGCCGTGATCCATTATTCACAAGAGCGCATGAACCAGATGGACGAGTGGTGCAGGACGCACCATGGCGATTCTGGGCTGACGAAAAAAGTGGTCGAGTCGTCCAACACGCTCGAAGACGTGGAAAACCAACTTCTGGAGTACCTCAGCAAGTACATGTCGAAGGGGGTGGGGATTTTGGCTGGAAACAGCGTGCACGTCGATAGACAGTTTCTGTGCAAGGAGATGCCCAAAATTACAGATTATTTGACGTATCGCATCATCGACGTGTCGTCGATCATGGAGATTTCCAGAAGACACAACCCACAGGTGAACGAGTTCAGTCCAGAAAAGGTGGGCGCGCACACTGCCCGGAGCGACATCCTGGAGAGCATCAACCAGCTCAAGTACTACAGAGACGTGTATTTCAAGGGTCCGGGGGAGGTGGACTTCGGCAGCCGAAAACGGCGGCATGCGTAA
- a CDS encoding Protein MGA1 has translation MAQSDRKPSLGQHQEPTPPPKVSAFVQKLYAMLNDPQLSHLIWWSRTYQNDFTTFALLPGAEFANALTGYFKHGNVASFVRQLHMYGFHKVCDNNPPPVPPSRPNEGLSEEELKNMQVWEFRHSTGRFRKGDEGSLCYIKRRSSGTTKATSEQATEFVAAQYYPPQQPHYDHFYQPVEYQPTVYIPYHDVPPPPPPHQQVSYEYNSHIVLPSMPDVEHKSRNATINTHISDNTEVSFQSSSRNRYPSVFLDPLAPAPHIAPLPPQNHVPLQYYPHSDQQYPPLPAPPHVANQRRTGSYPKMSAPLMQHEMRLPRSIPNEYFPQSPAPQSPALPPHRFNSPVSRPAPSQPLTPRRTTPPPQPPSHQRIMQMRPSVYDVQHNINSVSSISTGGSNSIFSRTSVGSSIVGPPSSMVPLITVTNPQTSSGGRNSSISDLLNSESQSHLQSIEPAAQKDTKRSFDSDSEPEEDLMAKKKLKLSSLVQD, from the coding sequence ATGGCCCAGTCGGACAGGAAACCCTCTTTGGGCCAACACCAGGAGCCCACCCCGCCACCCAAGGTCTCCGCGTTTGTCCAGAAGCTGTATGCCATGCTCAATGATCCCCAGCTCTCCCATCTGATATGGTGGAGCAGGACGTACCAAAACGACTTTACCACGTTTGCGTTACTGCCCGGAGCAGAGTTTGCGAACGCCTTGACGGGCTATTTCAAGCACGGCAACGTTGCGTCCTTTGTGAGACAGCTGCACATGTACGGTTTCCACAAAGTGTGCGACAACAACCCTCCTCCTGTTCCACCTTCCAGGCCGAACGAGGGCTTGtctgaggaggagctgaaaaatatgcaGGTGTGGGAGTTCCGCCACTCCACGGGGAGATTCCGTAAGGGCGATGAAGGGTCGCTCTGCTACATCAAAAGACGCTCATCGGGCACTACAAAGGCTACGTCCGAACAGGCAACAGAGTTTGTCGCTGCGCAGTATTATCCGCCCCAACAGCCGCATTATGACCATTTCTACCAGCCCGTGGAGTACCAGCCCACGGTGTACATCCCGTACCATGATGTCCCGCCGCCGCCCCCACCGCATCAGCAAGTATCCTACGAGTACAACAGTCACATTGTTTTGCCTTCCATGCCGGACGTGGAACACAAGTCCCGAAATGCGACTATTAATACACACATCAGCGACAACACTGAGGTTTCGTTCCAGTCCTCGTCCCGAAACAGATATCCGTCGGTGTTTTTGGACCCTTTAGCCCCAGCGCCGCACATAGCACCACTCCCCCCGCAGAACCATGTACCATTACAATATTACCCCCATTCCGACCAGCAGTACCCTCCCCTGCCAGCGCCACCCCATGTTGCGAACCAAAGACGAACGGGCTCATATCCCAAAATGTCTGCACCCCTGATGCAGCACGAAATGCGCCTGCCGCGGTCCATTCCGAACGAGTACTTCCCTCAGTCGCCTGCTCCACAGTCGCCGGCCCTGCCTCCCCATCGCTTTAACTCCCCCGTCTCCAGACCCGCACCTTCGCAACCACTCACCCCACGCAGGACCACGCCGCCCCCACAACCTCCTTCCCACCAGCGCATTATGCAAATGAGACCCTCTGTATACGATGTCCAGCACAACATAAACTCGGTCTCCTCCATTTCCACCGGCGGTTCCAACTCCATCTTCAGCAGGACCTCTGTGGGGTCCTCCATCGTGGGGCCACCATCTTCTATGGTGCCGCTCATCACCGTTACCAACCCACAAACTTCTAGTGGGGGCAGGAACTCCTCCATCTCGGACCTTCTCAACTCAGAGTCCCAGTCGCACCTCCAGTCCATCGAGCCTGCCGCTCAGAAGGACACAAAGCGCTCGTTCGACTCCGATTCTGAGCCTGAGGAAGATTTGATGGCCAAAAAGAAACTCAAACTCAGTTCGCTTGTCCAAGACTAA
- a CDS encoding 6-phosphofructokinase: protein MSLVSSFNFSSFVTTKTQDYVALIQFYKSFGLSVVKTFSKDANTAGTELIGVSTDSRKECWFSCFPAADLAGHGPGGAFSKGTIIKLRLVSHDVHKNIELPGELVFYSEDPSKVRAVCEANGFRVEPGKGRVEFYVLDPIGNRLGFSRQPNERKKDGAAELAKEKQQPETGIDSVLTAKKRIAVMTSGGDAPGMCAVVRAVVRAGIYYDCEVYGCYEGYSGLVQGGDLLRKMEWEDVRGWLSLGGTLIGTARCMEFKERWGRLKAAKNMILRGIDALVVCGGDGSLTGADLFRSEWPSLVDELVATGELSAEQTAKYRHLTIVGLVGSIDNDMASTDNTIGAYSSLERICEMVDYIDSTASSHSRAFVVEVMGRHCGWLGLMAGISCGADAIFIPERPPSASGWREDLKKVCLRHREKGRRKTTVIVAEGALDDELQPITSQQVKDCLVEIGLDTRITTLGHVQRGGSAVAFDRMLATLQGVDAVRAVLESTPDTPSPMIGILDGKIVRQPLMEAVKLTKSVATAIAAKKFDEAMGLRDSTFKESYANFLDISKHDDGSQVVDESKRLNIAIVHVGAPTATLNPATRAAALYCLSKGHTPYGIQNGWSGLVRHGAVRKLDWLDVEEWHNLGGSEIGTNRTLPSTDMGTVAYYMQKYEIHGLIIIGGFEAFRSLHELKVAKENYPIFNMPMVCLPATVSNNVPGTEYSLGSDTCLNTLVKYCDAVKQSASASRRRVFVVEVQGGNSGYVASYTGLVTGALAVYTPEEKISLRTLQEDLELLSENFKKDEGDNRSGKMFIRNENASDTYSTSLIAEIIRESGGGKFESRTAIPGHVQQGRVPSAMDRCLAARFAIKACQYIEETNFAAQSAITRLWNEGFGSNLTFKGHSETDLKFVYKHGKKHLILSDNAKVVGIHGTNVIFEEVDELWENYTDVALRKGKDMHWTEMVTVNNILSGRSVLRKTQHNIV, encoded by the coding sequence ATGTCGCTTGTTTCGTCGTTCAATTTCAGCTCGTTCGTGACCACCAAGACACAGGACTATGTTGCCCTGATCCAATTCTACAAGTCGTTCGGGCTGTCTGTTGTGAAGACGTTCTCCAAGGACGCCAACACCGCAGGCACCGAACTGATTGGGGTTTCCACCGACTCCCGCAAGGAGTGCTGGTTCAGCTGTTTTCCTGCGGCAGATTTGGCGGGTCACGGTCCGGGCGGAGCATTCAGTAAAGGGACAATTATCAAGCTGAGATTAGTGAGCCATGACGTGCACAAGAATATTGAGCTTCCGGGAGAGCTCGTTTTTTACAGCGAGGATCCGTCCAAAGTGAGGGCCGTGTGCGAGGCCAACGGTTTCCGGGTCGAGCCGGGCAAGGGCCGTGTGGAGTTCTACGTTCTGGACCCGATTGGCAACCGTTTGGGTTTCAGCAGGCAGCCAAATGAAAGGAAAAAAGATGGTGCTGCAGAACTGGCCaaggaaaagcagcagccagaaacCGGCATAGACAGCGTGCTGACGGCCAAGAAACGGATCGCCGTGATGACCTCCGGTGGAGACGCGCCCGGCATGTGTGCTGTTGTGCGTGCTGTTGTGCGGGCCGGTATCTACTACGACTGTGAGGTGTACGGGTGTTACGAGGGATACTCCGGGCTCGTGCAAGGCGGCGATTTGCTGCGCAAGATGGAGTGGGAGGACGTTCGCGGGTGGCTGTCGTTGGGCGGCACGCTGATTGGAACCGCCCGTTGCatggagttcaaggagagATGGGGTCGTTTGAAGGCGGCCAAAAACATGATTCTGCGCGGCATCGACGCTTTGGTGGTGTGTGGTGGAGACGGCTCTTTGACGGGTGCAGATCTATTCAGAAGCGAGTGGCCGTCGCTAGTGGACGAGCTCGTTGCGACGGGCGAGCTGAGCGCGGAACAGACGGCGAAATATCGTCATCTGACGATCGTTGGGCTTGTTGGCTCGATCGACAACGACATGGCGTCGACGGACAACACGATCGGCGCAtactcgtcgctggagCGGATCTGCGAGATGGTGGACTACATCGACTCGACCGCATCGTCGCACTCGCGTGCATTCGTCGTGGAAGTGATGGGCCGGCACTGCGGCTGGCTGGGGCTCATGGCGGGCATTTCGTGCGGTGCTGACGCGATTTTCATCCCGGAGCGGCCGCCGAGCGCGTCGGGCTGGCGTGAGGACCTCAAGAAGGTGTGTTTGCGGCACAGAGAAAAGGGCCGGCGGAAGACGACCGTGATAGTGGCCGAGGGGGctctggacgacgagcttcAGCCCATCACGTCGCAGCAGGTCAAGGACTGTCTGGTTGAGATCGGTCTGGACACGAGAATCACCACGCTGGGCCATGTTCAACGTGGAGGCTCTGCAGTGGCCTTTGATCGGATGCTGGCCACGTTGCAGGGTGTGGACGCGGTGCGGGCCGTGCTGGAAAGCACTCCGGACACGCCGTCGCCGATGATTGGCATTCTGGACGGCAAGATTGTGCGGCAGCCGCTGATGGAGGCCGTGAAGCTGACGAAAAGCGTGGCAACAGCGATCGCGGCGAAAAAATTCGACGAGGCCATGGGATTGCGCGACTCGACATTCAAAGAGAGCTACGCCAACTTTCTGGACATTTCGAAACACGACGACGGGTCGcaggtggtggacgagtCGAAGCGGCTGAACATCGCTATAGTGCACGTCGGGGCTCCGACGGCCACGCTAAACCCTGCAACGCGTGCAGCCGCGCTTTATTGTCTGTCGAAGGGCCACACGCCTTATGGAATCCAGAACGGGTGGTCCGGGCTGGTTCGCCACGGGGCCGTGAGGAAATTGGACTGGCTGGACGTTGAGGAATGGCACAACCTGGGCGGGTCCGAGATCGGCACGAACAGAACGCTGCCGTCGACAGATATGGGCACGGTGGCGTATTACATGCAAAAATACGAAATACACGGCCTGATTATCATCGGCGGATTTGAGGCATTTCGCTCGCTGCACGAGCTCAAAGTTGCCAAGGAAAATTATCCCATCTTCAATATGCCGATGGTCTGCCTTCCTGCAACTGTCTCGAACAATGTGCCCGGTACCGAATATTCGTTAGGCTCTGACACATGCTTGAACACGCTTGTGAAATATTGCGATGCTGTGAAGCAGAGTGCGTCCGCGTCGCGAAGAAGAGTATTTGTCGTGGAAGTGCAAGGCGGCAATTCAGGATACGTTGCGTCGTACACGGGGCTTGTTACAGGTGCATTAGCGGTGTACACGCcagaggagaaaatcagcCTGCGCACGTTGCAGGAGgatctggagctgctgtcTGAGAAtttcaagaaggacgagGGCGACAACCGGTCGGGCAAGATGTTCATCCGCAACGAGAACGCATCCGACACATACAGCACAAGCCTTATCGCCGAGATTATCAGGGAGAGCGGAGGCGGCAAGTTTGAGAGCCGCACGGCTATTCCGGGTCACGTGCAGCAAGGTAGAGTTCCTTCCGCAATGGATCGTTGTCTTGCTGCACGGTTTGCAATTAAGGCATGCCAGTACATTGAGGAAACGAATTTTGCCGCGCAGAGTGCGATAACCCGGCTGTGGAACGAAGGCTTTGGGTCGAATCTCACGTTCAAGGGCCACTCTGAGACCGACCTCAAGTTTGTGTACAAGCATGGAAAGAAGCACCTGATTCTGAGCGACAACGCGAAGGTGGTGGGGATCCACGGCACAAATGTGATTTtcgaggaggtggacgagctctGGGAAAATTACACGGATGTGGCGCTCAGAAAGGGCAAGGATATGCACTGGACGGAGATGGTTACAGTAAATAACATTCTGAGTGGCAGGAGCGTGCTGCGGAAGACGCAGCACAATATTGTCTGA